In Candidatus Nanopelagicales bacterium, a single genomic region encodes these proteins:
- a CDS encoding DUF4910 domain-containing protein: MKEESDVANLAEGRFMHALAQELWNFPRSLTGNGVRATFDVLKQHLPGLVTHEVPSGTRAFDWTIPDEWNIRDAYLIGPDGTKIIDFANSNVHVVGYSDPVDLHLTLDELQAHLHSDAEHPTAIPYVTSYYNRVWGLCLPHEVREALLPGEYHAYIDSTLQPGSMTYGELVIPGELEEEVFISTYICHPSLANNELSGPVVSVALARWLMSLPSHKYSYRFVFVPETIGAITYISRNLDHLKSHVIAGMQLTCIGDEGDYSYMASRLGGLPIDRIARRAIAQTPQPVEYSYLDRGSDERQYCAPGVDLPLISLMRTKYGSYPQYHSSADDLTFVTPAGLQGGFDLVAAVIHELETSVYYQATEHCEPQLGKRGLYHAMHGRTVAGEILLRTHVLSYSDGRHSLQDMADLLDRPVEEIQILATELLEHGLLTEVHLRKGA, encoded by the coding sequence GTGAAGGAAGAATCCGACGTGGCGAATCTCGCCGAGGGTCGATTCATGCATGCCTTGGCCCAGGAGCTCTGGAATTTCCCACGCAGCCTGACGGGTAACGGAGTCCGTGCCACCTTCGATGTGCTGAAGCAACATCTCCCAGGTTTAGTCACCCACGAGGTACCCAGTGGCACGCGAGCCTTTGACTGGACCATTCCCGATGAGTGGAATATCCGCGATGCCTACCTCATTGGCCCAGACGGAACCAAGATCATCGATTTTGCCAACAGCAATGTTCATGTTGTCGGATATTCAGATCCGGTAGATCTACATCTCACCCTCGATGAGCTTCAGGCACACCTTCATTCGGATGCTGAACATCCAACCGCCATTCCTTATGTCACCAGTTATTACAACCGGGTCTGGGGTTTATGTCTGCCTCACGAGGTTCGCGAGGCGCTACTCCCAGGTGAATACCACGCTTACATTGACAGCACGCTGCAGCCGGGTTCGATGACCTACGGCGAATTAGTGATTCCAGGTGAACTCGAAGAAGAAGTCTTTATTTCCACCTACATCTGCCACCCGTCACTTGCAAACAACGAGCTCTCAGGGCCGGTTGTTTCAGTTGCACTTGCTCGATGGTTGATGTCACTACCTTCACACAAATACTCGTACCGTTTTGTGTTCGTCCCAGAAACAATTGGCGCGATTACTTATATTTCGCGCAATCTTGATCACCTCAAATCACATGTGATCGCAGGAATGCAACTCACCTGCATCGGCGACGAAGGCGACTACTCGTATATGGCCTCGCGTTTGGGTGGACTTCCTATCGATCGAATTGCACGGCGAGCAATTGCTCAAACACCACAACCTGTTGAATATTCTTATCTCGATCGAGGAAGCGACGAACGTCAATACTGCGCGCCTGGTGTCGATCTTCCTTTGATTTCATTAATGCGAACCAAGTACGGCTCATACCCGCAGTACCACTCCTCCGCAGATGACCTCACCTTTGTCACACCAGCGGGCTTGCAAGGAGGCTTCGATCTCGTAGCTGCAGTAATTCATGAACTTGAAACTTCTGTGTATTACCAGGCAACTGAGCACTGTGAGCCACAGCTTGGAAAGCGTGGTCTCTATCACGCCATGCATGGCCGAACCGTTGCTGGCGAAATTCTGCTGCGCACCCACGTACTCAGTTATTCAGACGGGCGGCATTCGCTCCAAGACATGGCCGATCTATTGGACCGTCCTGTTGAAGAAATCCAGATACTTGCAACAGAATTGCTTGAGCACGGATTGCTCACTGAAGTACATCTGAGGAAAGGCGCTTGA
- a CDS encoding glycosyltransferase produces the protein MTDPRVLLVVATLGQRPEFLLQTLESIRAQEVPADIVIVAPVSEPSVLEAAEQFGIPVIADPGSLTGAINLGAKELQAHHTYFNWLNDDDLLEPGSLAATVRALDENPDVVVAYGACRYIDPEGRQLWVSQAGKWATRILGWGPDLIPQPGMLVRASAWEEVGGVDESYKLAFDLDLLLKLKKLGAFVDVQQVVSSFRWHPTSLTVDDRNTNIAESERAKRAALSPIARKCKWIWEAPVRVATRFAANEVQRRAKKLSEGQ, from the coding sequence ATGACTGACCCACGAGTGTTGCTAGTCGTGGCCACTTTGGGCCAGCGACCCGAATTTCTGCTTCAAACCCTGGAATCCATTCGGGCGCAGGAAGTGCCCGCTGACATCGTGATTGTGGCTCCCGTGAGTGAGCCAAGCGTCCTGGAGGCGGCAGAGCAGTTTGGCATACCAGTGATCGCAGATCCTGGTTCCCTGACCGGCGCAATCAACCTGGGCGCCAAGGAGCTCCAAGCCCATCACACCTACTTCAATTGGCTTAACGACGACGACCTCTTAGAGCCAGGGTCCCTTGCGGCAACTGTTCGAGCCCTAGATGAGAACCCAGACGTTGTTGTTGCCTATGGGGCCTGTCGCTATATCGATCCTGAAGGTCGCCAGCTCTGGGTGAGCCAAGCCGGTAAATGGGCAACTCGAATCCTTGGCTGGGGTCCTGACCTGATTCCGCAGCCGGGCATGCTGGTTCGGGCGTCGGCGTGGGAGGAAGTCGGTGGAGTCGACGAGAGCTACAAACTCGCCTTCGATCTTGACCTGCTACTCAAGTTGAAAAAGCTCGGTGCATTTGTGGACGTGCAGCAAGTTGTTTCATCCTTCCGTTGGCATCCAACTTCCCTGACTGTTGATGACCGCAATACGAATATTGCAGAGTCTGAACGTGCCAAGCGCGCTGCATTAAGCCCAATCGCACGGAAATGTAAGTGGATCTGGGAAGCGCCAGTTCGAGTTGCCACGCGATTCGCAGCAAATGAAGTGCAGCGACGGGCAAAAAAGTTATCTGAAGGTCAATGA
- a CDS encoding glycosyltransferase, whose amino-acid sequence MTDQPWLSVVTVVKDDIAGLTRTLHSLKSQQLKRVEYLVIDSSSNRDEVDALLGSSGFDSPDFSFSYSWVEPQGIYVAMNTGLARVQGTYVYFLNAGDELVPDVLSQVHDASLECQATWLIGQVEVVSVNGSTVVTPEWDYESEQRAKFARGKFAPHQGTFARTEDLRAVGGFDVRFQIAADYSAFLKLTLIRSPRMLGFPIARFYEGGTSSENWRASFIEFHQARLETFNLNALGKSIEYFYTVRQIAAVGIYKGFWSKIFRS is encoded by the coding sequence ATGACTGACCAGCCTTGGCTCAGCGTTGTTACCGTGGTGAAAGACGACATCGCAGGGCTCACTCGCACCTTACATTCGCTCAAAAGTCAACAACTCAAACGAGTTGAATACCTTGTAATTGACAGTTCGTCGAATCGCGATGAAGTTGATGCGTTACTCGGATCATCAGGTTTTGATTCACCGGATTTTTCGTTTTCGTATTCATGGGTTGAACCACAAGGAATCTATGTAGCCATGAATACAGGTTTAGCTCGTGTTCAGGGTACATATGTCTACTTTCTAAATGCGGGCGATGAATTGGTTCCTGACGTGTTGAGCCAGGTTCATGATGCAAGTCTTGAATGCCAAGCAACGTGGCTCATCGGGCAAGTCGAAGTCGTTTCAGTGAATGGTTCGACCGTCGTGACGCCAGAGTGGGATTACGAATCGGAACAGCGAGCGAAGTTCGCCCGTGGGAAATTTGCTCCCCATCAGGGAACGTTTGCAAGAACAGAGGACTTGAGAGCCGTTGGGGGTTTCGATGTACGATTTCAGATCGCCGCCGACTACTCAGCGTTTCTCAAGCTAACTCTCATCAGAAGTCCACGAATGCTTGGGTTTCCAATAGCGCGTTTTTATGAAGGTGGAACCTCTAGTGAGAACTGGAGGGCTTCATTTATTGAATTTCATCAGGCTCGCTTGGAAACATTTAATCTAAACGCACTAGGAAAAAGTATCGAGTACTTTTACACCGTTCGGCAAATTGCGGCAGTCGGAATCTATAAAGGCTTCTGGTCAAAAATATTTAGGTCTTAA
- a CDS encoding macrocin O-methyltransferase — MKSYERVVDSVARRFGLQISRVSNAGTRLPVEATPADAELIASLRPFTMTSAERLWSLIGAVRYVTDAGLPGDFVECGVWRGGSVMAMAKELGRLGVNDRKFWLYDTYAGMTEPTEFDVEAGTGVTATEMLSTTDVGDGNNVWCVAGRADVEANVRITGYPFSNFQFIEGDVAETLKTSVPEKIALLRLDTDWYESTRIGLEVLYPRLVPGGVCILDDYGHWQGARTAVDEYFAALGHRPYMHPIDYSGRVFIKNG; from the coding sequence ATGAAAAGTTACGAGCGGGTTGTCGATTCAGTTGCTCGTCGCTTTGGCCTCCAAATCTCCCGGGTGAGCAACGCTGGCACTCGGCTGCCAGTTGAGGCCACTCCTGCTGACGCGGAACTCATTGCATCCCTTCGCCCCTTCACCATGACCAGCGCTGAACGCCTGTGGAGTTTGATTGGTGCGGTTCGTTATGTGACCGATGCAGGGTTGCCCGGCGACTTTGTTGAATGTGGTGTCTGGCGAGGTGGCAGCGTGATGGCCATGGCCAAGGAACTCGGCCGCCTTGGCGTGAATGATCGCAAATTCTGGCTCTATGACACCTACGCCGGCATGACCGAACCGACAGAATTCGACGTTGAAGCAGGCACAGGAGTAACCGCCACAGAAATGCTTTCAACAACCGATGTTGGCGACGGAAACAATGTGTGGTGCGTTGCTGGCCGCGCAGATGTCGAGGCAAATGTGCGCATCACTGGTTACCCATTCTCGAACTTTCAATTTATTGAAGGTGACGTTGCAGAAACATTGAAAACATCTGTTCCTGAAAAAATTGCTCTGCTACGCCTTGATACTGACTGGTACGAATCAACTCGCATTGGTCTAGAAGTTCTCTACCCGCGCCTTGTTCCAGGTGGTGTGTGCATTCTCGACGATTACGGCCACTGGCAAGGGGCTCGAACTGCGGTAGACGAGTACTTCGCCGCGCTTGGACATCGGCCATATATGCATCCAATTGACTACTCAGGCCGCGTGTTCATTAAGAACGGCTGA
- a CDS encoding ABC transporter ATP-binding protein: MSESSERLPSEPDNSHNGLSVADFGNPGVKASIQRAVELLPKEKRKLLFLAAAIQVSLGLLDLIGIALVGLVAAVAVSGIGLDGTPSWVQNLLTKLGLGDLTVSQLTVLIAVSAVAILILKTVLSAFMSRRVIRFLANRQRDVSVRLAQEFLSRPLVDVQRWTTSEAIYALGSGVGAATVALLGSAITIAAEVFLFTIVGVSLLLFDPILTLVAMGFFGLVVVGLGRFLNRWTQRNARIITESSIDTLTSVSEALATYREATVLNRRDLYIGRYERIVGNYANASATSAFIMEIPKYVLEAALYFGVLLLGVVQFLTKDWAAAAATTALFLAAGSRVVPALLRLQGATITIRNASVQAQPTFFLADFLTSKGMNSSKPASQRMTAQTIHEHIAAGYPDFDATVVVTEVSLTYSDATEPALIEANLVVKPGESVALVGSTGAGKSTLADVVLGVMEPQSGTVTISGVSPREAINRWPGAIAYVPQAVALVEGTVRENVALGLPRDLIDDALVWDALNRAHLADFLEESREGLDTKIGERGFRLSGGQRQRLGIARALYTRPRLLVLDEATSALDAETEQSIVQTLDELEGQVTTITVAHRLATVRRADQMLYLEGGRITARGTFDEVRAQVTDFDRQAALLGL, translated from the coding sequence GTGAGTGAGAGTTCCGAGCGACTACCGAGCGAGCCGGACAATTCCCATAACGGGCTTTCAGTGGCCGATTTTGGAAATCCCGGGGTTAAAGCGTCGATCCAGCGCGCTGTGGAGCTCTTGCCGAAGGAGAAGCGAAAGCTCCTCTTCTTGGCTGCAGCCATCCAGGTTTCCCTCGGGTTGCTCGATCTCATTGGCATCGCCCTTGTGGGGCTTGTAGCCGCGGTGGCAGTTTCGGGTATCGGGCTCGATGGCACTCCTTCCTGGGTTCAAAACTTGTTAACCAAACTGGGCTTAGGGGATCTCACTGTTTCTCAGCTCACGGTGCTCATTGCGGTTAGTGCCGTCGCAATTCTCATTCTCAAAACGGTGCTCTCGGCATTTATGTCGCGCAGAGTGATTCGCTTTCTTGCGAATCGGCAACGCGATGTTTCGGTACGCCTTGCCCAGGAGTTCCTGAGCAGACCACTCGTTGATGTGCAGCGTTGGACAACAAGCGAAGCGATCTACGCGCTTGGCTCTGGTGTTGGCGCAGCGACGGTGGCGTTGCTTGGGTCAGCAATCACTATTGCGGCTGAGGTATTCCTCTTCACAATCGTTGGTGTTTCGCTGTTGTTGTTTGATCCGATTCTGACGCTGGTTGCGATGGGCTTCTTCGGATTAGTGGTGGTAGGGCTTGGCCGCTTCCTTAATCGTTGGACGCAGCGCAATGCCCGCATCATCACTGAGAGCTCAATTGACACTCTGACATCAGTTTCTGAAGCGCTCGCTACCTACCGCGAAGCAACAGTGTTGAATCGTCGCGATCTTTATATCGGCCGATACGAACGCATCGTTGGCAACTATGCGAATGCCAGTGCAACGAGCGCATTCATTATGGAAATTCCTAAGTACGTTCTTGAAGCTGCTTTGTATTTCGGTGTGCTTCTCCTCGGTGTTGTTCAGTTCCTTACTAAGGATTGGGCCGCCGCTGCCGCAACAACGGCACTGTTCCTTGCTGCTGGTTCTCGGGTCGTTCCCGCATTACTGCGCCTGCAAGGCGCGACGATCACTATCCGTAATGCGTCTGTGCAAGCTCAGCCGACGTTCTTCCTTGCCGATTTCTTAACTTCTAAAGGGATGAATTCATCAAAGCCAGCAAGTCAGCGCATGACTGCGCAAACCATCCACGAACACATTGCTGCTGGCTACCCGGATTTCGATGCAACTGTTGTTGTAACAGAAGTTTCATTGACCTACTCCGATGCAACTGAACCAGCATTGATTGAGGCAAATCTTGTGGTCAAGCCCGGTGAGTCAGTGGCATTGGTTGGTTCAACAGGGGCAGGCAAATCAACCCTTGCCGATGTTGTGCTTGGTGTTATGGAACCTCAATCAGGCACGGTCACGATTAGCGGCGTAAGTCCACGCGAGGCCATCAACCGATGGCCCGGTGCAATTGCTTACGTTCCGCAAGCAGTTGCGCTAGTTGAGGGAACGGTACGCGAAAACGTTGCGCTGGGTCTTCCGAGAGATCTCATCGACGATGCACTTGTGTGGGATGCCCTAAATCGCGCTCACCTTGCTGATTTCCTTGAAGAAAGCCGCGAAGGTCTCGACACAAAGATCGGTGAGCGAGGTTTTCGTTTAAGCGGTGGCCAACGCCAACGGCTAGGTATTGCGCGTGCTCTCTATACCCGACCAAGGCTGCTTGTGCTTGATGAAGCGACAAGTGCACTTGATGCTGAAACCGAGCAATCGATCGTGCAGACCCTGGACGAACTTGAAGGTCAGGTCACCACGATCACGGTTGCCCACCGATTGGCGACAGTGCGCCGCGCAGATCAAATGCTCTATCTCGAAGGTGGGCGCATCACAGCTCGCGGAACCTTCGATGAAGTACGTGCGCAAGTGACGGACTTCGATCGTCAAGCTGCGCTCCTTGGGCTGTAG
- a CDS encoding glycosyltransferase family 2 protein — translation MTMKYTPADVSAVVCTLNSISGIERCVKSLRSAGITELIVVDANSTDGTREVAEKFADKVVTDPGKGLGMARNIGIEQTTKHFILNMGSDNVLPSGELEKMIQALQLENQGNLQGVSAQTLIEGDDYLSNGLNAWRKGRFLPGPAAVIGTPTLFIGKTLRAHPYDPNRRFSDDSELCERWAKDFNATFAISDAVVHEVGKTSWSEIVVRCKMYGVSDYEVFKEGTKSGWSLKRKTKSYLHPARVDLVVPLKNLEIHEKVKALPFLVAFTAMRYDSWIKTGWKNR, via the coding sequence ATGACAATGAAATACACACCAGCCGATGTGTCTGCAGTGGTCTGCACACTGAACTCCATCAGCGGTATCGAAAGATGCGTCAAGAGTTTGAGATCGGCTGGCATAACCGAGTTGATTGTGGTTGATGCGAATTCGACTGATGGCACCAGAGAAGTTGCTGAAAAGTTTGCGGATAAAGTTGTTACCGATCCAGGCAAAGGCCTTGGTATGGCACGCAATATCGGCATTGAGCAGACAACAAAGCACTTTATTCTCAATATGGGCTCCGACAACGTACTGCCTAGCGGTGAACTTGAAAAGATGATTCAAGCGCTCCAACTTGAGAATCAAGGCAACCTTCAAGGGGTGAGCGCACAAACACTCATTGAAGGTGATGACTACCTTTCAAATGGACTTAATGCGTGGCGAAAAGGTCGTTTCCTTCCCGGACCGGCCGCAGTAATTGGAACACCAACACTGTTCATCGGTAAGACGCTCAGAGCGCACCCGTACGACCCGAATCGCAGATTCAGTGACGATTCAGAACTGTGTGAACGCTGGGCCAAGGACTTCAATGCGACCTTCGCTATCTCAGATGCTGTAGTTCATGAAGTAGGTAAAACCTCATGGAGTGAAATTGTGGTCCGCTGCAAGATGTATGGAGTGTCGGACTATGAAGTGTTTAAAGAAGGCACGAAATCCGGTTGGAGTCTTAAGCGAAAAACTAAGTCCTATCTTCATCCAGCTCGAGTCGATCTCGTCGTGCCATTGAAGAACCTTGAAATACACGAAAAGGTGAAGGCTCTTCCTTTTCTGGTCGCATTTACTGCAATGCGTTACGACTCCTGGATTAAAACGGGATGGAAAAACCGTTAG
- a CDS encoding SDR family oxidoreductase, which yields MTADSTWLVVGANGFLGSNAGAFLQGTVDVVGTVRSHSPLPGFSSIVKCDITDGSSVDSVIRAIQPDVVLNTAAIASHELCEREPELAHHANVVGPRNLARSTAAVGARFIHISTDAVFDGARGNYNETDTPSPFSSYGQSKLAGELAVLEENPAALIARTNFFGWSPTGSRSILEFFVNSLTRGELVSGYNDYIVSSIYAQDLMQILWDLNAVKASGVFHCVAGNALSKFDFGVAVADQFGLDSGLIQSVSSPPGADGISRVRNLSLDTKKASQLLGRLLPTQEAGLQHAFTDRSELRNQILS from the coding sequence GTGACCGCCGACTCCACGTGGCTTGTGGTTGGGGCCAACGGATTCTTAGGCAGTAATGCTGGGGCGTTTCTGCAAGGAACTGTTGATGTTGTTGGAACAGTTCGATCCCATTCCCCTCTTCCTGGGTTCAGTTCGATAGTCAAATGTGACATCACGGACGGCTCTTCAGTTGATTCAGTTATTCGCGCGATTCAGCCTGACGTAGTGCTGAACACGGCTGCAATCGCAAGCCATGAACTATGCGAGCGCGAGCCAGAACTCGCACATCATGCCAATGTTGTCGGTCCTCGTAATCTTGCTCGCAGTACCGCTGCTGTTGGCGCACGCTTCATCCACATTTCAACTGATGCTGTTTTTGATGGCGCTCGCGGCAACTACAACGAGACGGATACACCGTCTCCCTTTTCTTCATATGGGCAAAGCAAATTAGCCGGTGAGCTCGCTGTACTCGAAGAAAATCCTGCTGCACTTATCGCGCGCACAAATTTTTTCGGGTGGAGCCCCACAGGTTCCCGCTCTATTCTTGAATTCTTCGTCAACTCATTAACTCGTGGTGAATTGGTTAGTGGCTACAACGATTACATCGTCTCCTCAATTTATGCACAGGATCTGATGCAGATCTTGTGGGACCTCAATGCGGTGAAGGCATCGGGTGTATTTCATTGCGTAGCTGGCAATGCGCTTTCTAAGTTTGATTTTGGTGTCGCAGTTGCTGATCAATTTGGGTTGGACTCTGGTTTGATCCAATCGGTTTCATCACCACCGGGTGCTGACGGAATTTCTCGGGTTCGAAATTTGAGCCTTGATACCAAGAAGGCCTCGCAGTTACTTGGACGACTTTTGCCCACTCAAGAAGCCGGTTTGCAGCATGCATTTACCGATCGCTCCGAACTGCGAAATCAAATTTTGAGCTAA
- the pseB gene encoding UDP-N-acetylglucosamine 4,6-dehydratase (inverting): protein MTTFEGASILITGGTGSFGKAFLDQLLTTHNPARVVIFSRDELKQYEMRQTWGDDPRVRFFLGDIRDRDRLNMALRGVDYVVHAAALKQVDTAEYNPMEYVKTNILGSENVIQASLDAGVKKVVALSTDKASSPVNLYGATKLTADKLFISSNHYAVDGGTRFSVVRYGNVMGSRGSVIPFFRNLAAAGQPLPITDARMTRFWITLPQAVDFVIDSFTDMSGGELYVPRIPSMKVVDLAEAIAPGAPLVDIGIRPGEKLHEEMISTEDARRTVKRADRYVVQPTLAMWGGFKESVGESVPDDFAYTSDNNDQWLDVPQLRAMLDELGL, encoded by the coding sequence GTGACCACTTTTGAAGGCGCGTCCATCCTCATTACTGGAGGCACCGGATCGTTCGGCAAAGCCTTTCTGGATCAACTGCTCACCACGCACAATCCTGCACGCGTAGTCATCTTCTCCCGCGATGAACTCAAGCAGTATGAAATGCGGCAAACCTGGGGCGATGATCCTCGAGTTCGCTTCTTCTTGGGTGATATCCGCGACCGCGACCGGCTGAACATGGCTCTGCGTGGCGTTGACTACGTAGTGCACGCGGCCGCCCTCAAGCAGGTCGATACCGCTGAATACAACCCGATGGAATATGTCAAGACAAACATCTTGGGTTCCGAAAACGTTATTCAGGCTTCCTTAGATGCCGGCGTGAAGAAGGTCGTTGCCCTCTCTACCGACAAAGCTTCATCGCCTGTCAATCTTTACGGCGCCACCAAGCTCACGGCAGACAAGCTTTTTATCTCGAGCAACCATTACGCCGTTGATGGTGGCACCCGCTTTTCAGTTGTGCGCTACGGCAACGTGATGGGCTCACGCGGATCTGTTATTCCATTTTTCCGCAATCTCGCAGCAGCCGGGCAACCACTTCCCATCACTGATGCCCGCATGACTCGATTCTGGATCACACTTCCTCAAGCCGTTGATTTCGTTATTGATTCTTTCACGGACATGTCTGGCGGCGAGCTTTATGTCCCACGCATTCCCAGCATGAAGGTCGTTGATCTCGCTGAAGCAATTGCGCCAGGGGCCCCACTTGTTGATATTGGAATTCGCCCTGGTGAAAAGCTCCACGAAGAGATGATCTCCACCGAAGATGCGCGCCGCACGGTGAAGCGCGCCGATCGCTACGTGGTGCAACCAACACTTGCAATGTGGGGCGGATTCAAGGAATCAGTAGGCGAAAGCGTCCCTGATGACTTTGCATACACCTCAGATAACAACGACCAGTGGCTCGATGTTCCACAACTTCGCGCCATGTTGGATGAATTAGGGCTGTGA
- a CDS encoding O-antigen ligase family protein: protein MSNLRELFRREPFYLWLAMCLPAVSVYLHSLAPGRAVFKGQDLGVLVGILGGLLIYFFWLTYRSPRSPSKLQIFLLLIGLAWGYSILRTQIDGSVFNETFFLLPEIALLLAFKSVNRRGIEIAGLCLAYSLILIVFLNLLLSPLGIGPDGFHIADSGSTRVPLLTEFLGIDTRWGGPFGSVNTAGPIGGFVFVFAFTQKRLGNKLALGIGGGIILVLSQARTSLIAVIIALTVYFLWSEQIQKATHRIAIRITTFFFLLVGSVVYLVGIDPTLNGRMQIWHDFFALWRDSPLIGVGTSGVNVFVESRTGIAGLVTHNHAHSVFIDGLMRYGIIMLVLTLIIFIMVFSFGIRTIPTIGPTSIAISIYIFTAGLTETIFSWSYWGVPVAALLLAALMGLEGPRTKTNIEVSQSRPFQT, encoded by the coding sequence GTGTCAAACCTTCGCGAATTGTTTCGCCGTGAGCCGTTCTATTTGTGGTTAGCGATGTGCCTTCCCGCTGTGAGCGTCTATCTTCACTCCCTAGCGCCGGGTAGAGCCGTTTTCAAGGGTCAAGACCTTGGAGTTCTCGTTGGAATTTTGGGCGGACTTCTAATCTACTTTTTTTGGCTCACTTACCGTAGCCCTAGGAGCCCCTCAAAACTTCAAATCTTCCTTCTTTTAATTGGATTGGCATGGGGGTACTCCATTCTCAGAACGCAAATCGACGGCTCAGTTTTCAATGAGACGTTTTTTTTACTTCCAGAAATCGCACTCCTTCTGGCATTCAAGAGTGTCAATCGTCGCGGAATTGAAATTGCAGGTCTGTGCCTTGCATATTCACTGATTCTGATTGTGTTCTTGAATTTGCTTCTTTCACCCCTTGGAATCGGGCCAGATGGTTTTCATATCGCAGATAGCGGTTCCACACGCGTGCCACTTCTCACTGAGTTTTTGGGAATCGATACTCGTTGGGGTGGGCCCTTTGGCAGCGTAAATACGGCTGGACCAATTGGCGGCTTTGTATTTGTGTTTGCATTTACGCAGAAACGGCTTGGCAACAAATTGGCTCTGGGAATTGGCGGCGGAATAATTCTCGTTCTGAGTCAGGCTCGCACTTCGCTTATTGCAGTGATCATTGCCTTAACCGTTTACTTTCTCTGGAGTGAGCAGATACAAAAAGCAACTCATCGGATCGCTATCCGCATTACGACTTTTTTCTTTTTGCTAGTCGGATCTGTCGTTTATTTAGTAGGGATAGACCCGACATTAAATGGAAGAATGCAAATCTGGCATGATTTTTTTGCGTTGTGGCGAGACAGTCCATTGATTGGAGTCGGCACAAGCGGTGTTAACGTCTTCGTCGAAAGTAGGACCGGAATTGCTGGACTTGTCACACATAATCATGCACACAGTGTGTTCATAGACGGTCTCATGCGCTACGGAATAATCATGCTCGTGCTTACTTTGATTATTTTCATCATGGTATTTTCCTTCGGAATTCGAACAATTCCAACTATCGGGCCGACTTCAATCGCAATATCGATATACATCTTTACTGCCGGATTAACTGAAACCATTTTTTCTTGGAGTTACTGGGGAGTACCGGTGGCGGCTCTATTGTTAGCTGCTCTCATGGGTCTTGAGGGTCCAAGAACTAAAACCAACATCGAAGTATCCCAGTCCAGACCTTTTCAGACTTGA
- a CDS encoding aldo/keto reductase: MQSLVLGTAQWGSAYGVTNQTGRLSNEEIAKVIATAKEAGLGFVDTAANYGDAEFRLAPWAQDFGITSKVKGADHQSIEKQVRESLSSLQISRLRVCLIHDWSTMDLVASRAALSELRRLQRDGLIEKIGFSAYDESDLVKVSQYNGVVQCVQLPISALDQRMMQSESVWNLKSQGVEVQARSIFLQGLLASRSETTQGRHVDVIRFHEICERAGMNPIEAALDFVKSLVWVDQVVVGVTSAVELQTIVDYWNSSPPTDLSFLGSNDLNLIDPRLWNLV, encoded by the coding sequence ATGCAATCTCTAGTCCTTGGTACTGCCCAATGGGGAAGTGCCTATGGAGTAACGAATCAGACAGGGCGACTTTCGAATGAAGAAATCGCAAAGGTGATCGCTACCGCGAAGGAAGCGGGGCTAGGTTTCGTTGATACTGCTGCAAATTATGGTGATGCAGAATTTCGGCTAGCACCATGGGCACAAGATTTTGGCATAACTTCAAAAGTCAAGGGGGCCGACCACCAGTCGATAGAAAAGCAAGTGAGGGAGTCGCTCAGCAGTCTTCAGATTTCTCGTTTGAGAGTTTGCCTGATTCATGATTGGTCCACAATGGATCTAGTGGCGTCACGAGCAGCTCTTTCTGAATTACGAAGGTTGCAAAGGGATGGACTGATTGAGAAAATTGGGTTTTCCGCCTACGACGAATCAGATCTTGTTAAAGTTAGTCAATATAATGGCGTTGTTCAGTGTGTTCAACTTCCTATCAGCGCGCTTGATCAGCGAATGATGCAATCTGAGAGCGTTTGGAACCTCAAGTCCCAAGGCGTAGAGGTTCAAGCTCGCAGCATTTTTCTCCAAGGCCTTTTGGCTAGTCGCTCTGAAACTACGCAGGGCAGGCACGTTGACGTTATTCGCTTCCATGAGATTTGTGAGAGAGCTGGCATGAACCCGATAGAAGCAGCACTTGATTTTGTCAAGAGTTTGGTGTGGGTGGACCAAGTAGTAGTTGGAGTGACTTCCGCAGTGGAGCTTCAAACAATCGTGGATTATTGGAACAGTTCCCCGCCCACGGATCTATCGTTTCTGGGCTCTAATGATCTCAATCTGATCGACCCACGATTATGGAATCTCGTATGA